The segment atatatattaagtttttaaaatctgaaataaaaaacagtatattacatataaatttaaataatttatgtcAAAATGtctaaacttaatatataaattggattgatttagatatttaaaattttaaatatttgaataaaaattaatagatatctcaaatatttttatgttttaagtattgtttagatattataaaCATTTAATTTGACTATCTGTACCATCTCTTCGGAAGGGAGACATTTTTGGCTGTGAAATTTTTCCAAGTCGAAGTTAATTCGGTCGGAactttagaaaattagtaaactGGTTTAGTGTCTCGTCTAGACCGTCTTATGGCCGAATACCGTTTCACGATAGGACTGGCTGAGAGTTGGACGAACGTTGGTTGAGAGACTGGTCATAATGAGGATCCAGCTGCTTGGCCGGTCATATGCATCGCACAGCTGCTTGCTTGCTGGACCGGTCATGTGACTTGCACTAACTTGCTAGCCTGCTTGATGCCTAGCCAAGACATGTGACTTCCCCCTTTCTTCCTTCCTCTGCTTGAACAAGGTATAAGACTTGCGCTAGGTAAATCCCCGGTCATATTCCTTTATGGACCAAATAAATAATGGTGAAAGTAATAAAAAAGGTGTAGGATGTTTTGGTGTACATGGGCTTTAACATAGAGCcgaaaaaatggaaaaagagCGCAGTGACAAAGTTCTAGAGAGTTCCACTCCACAAAGCCTTAGACAACAAAAGCAAACGCAATaagagtcttttttttttttctttcacccaacaaaacaaaacagatcTTCCTCTCCCTGCCCAAGCTCCTCAGAaggtctcttctctctttctttcgtTTCTAGGGTTTTGATAAGAAGgggagaaaagaaaagatgttCGGGCGAGGACCCCCGAAGAAGAGCGACAACACCAAGTTCTACGAGATCTTAGGTGTCCCCAAGACCGCATCTCCCGAAGATCTCAAGAAGGCTTACAAGAAAGCAGCCATCAAGAACCATCCCGACAAGGGTGGAGATCCCGAGAAGGTCCCCTTATCCCTCTAGATTCTGTCAAATTCGTTCTCAGTTTCCTTGTTAATTGTTATTGTTTGGTCCGATCTGAAAACTTTgaggtttagtttttttttcttcttgtaatggattcatcatcatcatcatataatGTTGTGAATTGCAGTTCAAAGAGCTAGCTCAGGCTTATGAAGTTCTCAGTGACCCTGAGAAGCGGGAGATTTATGATGAGTACGGAGAGGACGCTCTCAAGGAAGGAAtgggtggtggaggaggtggaggacaTGATCCATTTGACATCTTCTCATCCTTCTTTGGCGGGAGTCCCTTTGGAGGTGGAGGTAGCAGCCGGGGAAGGAGGCAGAGGCGTGGCGAAGATGTTGTTCACCCACTCAAGGTCTCCCTTGAGGATCTCTATCTTGGAACTACCAAGAAGCTCTCTCTTTCTAGGAATGCTCTCTGCTCTAAGTGTAACGGGTTTGTAACAATTCCTTTTTATGTTACTTTGATAATAGTACTATCATAAAGTTTCTGAAAGGTTCTTaatttgtgattattttttaaatttgtagAAAGGGTTCGAAATCAGGAGCCTCCATGAAATGTGGTGGGTGTCAGGGTACAGGTATGAAGGTGACAATGAGGCAGCTTGGACCTGGAATGATCCAGCAGATGCAGCACGCTTGTAACGAGTGCAAAGGCACGGGTGAGACCATCAACGATCGGGACAGGTGTCCACAATGCAAAGGAGACAAGGTCGTCCCCGAGAAGAAGGTGCTTGAAGTGAACGTGGAGAAAGGAATGCTACACAGTCAGAAGATCACTTTCGAAGGACAAGCTGATGAAGCGGTAttcactttttctttttttttacatcagtTCTATGTTTTTTGTTAATCCTGATTATATAAActttctgtgtgtgtgtgtgttggaGCAGCCTGACACTGTCACTGGGGATATAGTCTTCGTCATTCAGCAGAAAGAGCATCCAAAGTTCAAAAGAAAGGGAGAAGACCTCTTTGTTGAGCACACACTTTCTCTCACCGAAGCTCTTTGTGGCTTTTCATTCGTCCTTACCCACTTGGATGGCAGAAACCTTCTCATCAAATCTAATCCCGGGGAGGTCGTGAAACCTGGTACGTAACACACTTACACATTTGttcactcttttttttattgaaacatgattttatttcatcttgatatgtttttttttgttagattcaTACAAGGCCATTAGCGATGAGGGAATGCCGATATACCAGAGGCCATTCATGAAGGGTAAGCTCTACATCCACTTCACCGTGGAGTTCCCGGACTCGCTGAGCCCTGACCAGACCAAAGCGCTTGAATCTGTTCTGCCTAAGCCTTCGACTACTCAGCTGAGCGACATGGAGATCGATGAGTGCGAGGAAACTACGCTACACGATGTCAACATCGAAGATGAGATGAGAAGGAAAGCGCAAGCTCAAAGGGAGGCTTATGATGATGAAGACGACGATGATGACCATCCTGGAGGCGCGCAAAGGGTGCAATGTGCTCAGCAGTaaccttagagagagagagactttggTCACATGGTTTTTGGTTCCTTTTCTTATTTTCAGCGTATTAGAGTCTTATGGAGTTTGGTATGGTTTAAGACTTCGCCCACTTCGGTGCAAAACCTACTTCGTTCTCATAAACTGATTCCGTGTtacaattttgtattttccattttaaatttGTAGTAATCTCAATATATTGAAGAAGTATTTTGTGTCTTTATTTCTAAAGCTGTTAACTAATGAGGTCTGAAATGATTTTTGTTAAGAGAAGTGACAAAATGGAGATTTTAAAGTACGATGTTTATATAtggaatttaaatttaattttgtattttataaaatttgtgaGTTATGCCTCTTGTTGCTATTTTCatcattaaatattataatagagaAAATGTATTATAAGCTACCATCTCTTCTTctaatataaaaattgttattttcatttagaaataaataaatagaaggtatttctttattataatcatatattctatttcttttattttatattttataat is part of the Raphanus sativus cultivar WK10039 chromosome 5, ASM80110v3, whole genome shotgun sequence genome and harbors:
- the LOC108805180 gene encoding chaperone protein dnaJ 3, with the translated sequence MFGRGPPKKSDNTKFYEILGVPKTASPEDLKKAYKKAAIKNHPDKGGDPEKFKELAQAYEVLSDPEKREIYDEYGEDALKEGMGGGGGGGHDPFDIFSSFFGGSPFGGGGSSRGRRQRRGEDVVHPLKVSLEDLYLGTTKKLSLSRNALCSKCNGKGSKSGASMKCGGCQGTGMKVTMRQLGPGMIQQMQHACNECKGTGETINDRDRCPQCKGDKVVPEKKVLEVNVEKGMLHSQKITFEGQADEAPDTVTGDIVFVIQQKEHPKFKRKGEDLFVEHTLSLTEALCGFSFVLTHLDGRNLLIKSNPGEVVKPDSYKAISDEGMPIYQRPFMKGKLYIHFTVEFPDSLSPDQTKALESVLPKPSTTQLSDMEIDECEETTLHDVNIEDEMRRKAQAQREAYDDEDDDDDHPGGAQRVQCAQQ